The segment CCGTCACCAGCACGGTAGCCCCGGTGTCGCTGAGGATGGCGGGCCACAGGCCGGTGATCCCAAGCAGCGTGGTGACCAGGAAGATGGCCTTGAGGCCCAGCGCGAAGGCGACGTTCTGACGGATATTGGTCATGACGGCACGGGAGAGTTCCACCAGTTCCGCGACGCCCGTGACCGAGTGGCGTAGGAGGGCGGCGTCGGCGGTCTCCAGGGCCACGTCGGTGCCCCCGCCCATCGCAATGCCCACGTCACTCTGAGCAAGCGCAGGAGCATCGTTGATGCCGTCTCCGACCATCGCCACCTTGCCGAAGGCCTTGAGGGCGGCGATGCGCTGGAGCTTGTCTTCCGGCAGCAGCTCCGCTTCCACGTCCAATCCCAGGTCACGCGCGATGGCGTTGCCGGTGCGGGCGTTGTCCCCCGTAAGCATGAGGGAGCGGACACCCAGCCCCTTGAGCCGGGCCACCGCCTCCTTCGCGTCCTGACGTGGCTCATCCCGGATGGCGATCAAACCGAGCACCTGGCGGCCGTCGAGCAGCACCACCACCGTCTTGCCCTGCTCCTCTAGTCGGGCGATCTGCGCCTGCTCGTCAGGGTTCAGCGAAGCGACTTCCTGCGCGTAGCGCGGGGACCCCACCGCGAGGGCACGCCCCTGCACCGTGGCGGTCACGGCCTTACCGGAAATGGCTTTGGCGTCCTGGGCTGCGGGGACGGCCTGCCCCTGGGCACGAGCGAGGACCGCCTTGGCAAGCGGGTGCGCGCTACCAGTTTCGACAGCGGCGGCCAGGATCACCACCTCCTGCTCGGAAGCGCCCAGGGGAACGATGTCCGTCACCTGGGGCTTGTTCTCGGTCAACGTGCCGGTCTTGTCGAAGGCGACGGTCTGCACGCTGCCGATGGTCTCCAGCGCCGCACCGCCCTTGATCAAGAGGCCGCGCCGGGCACCGGCGGAGATCCCGCTGGTCACGGCAGCAGGGACGCTCAGCACCAGGGCGCAGGGGCAGGCGATCAAGAGCAGGGCCACGCCCTTGTAGATCCACTCGTTCCAGGGCTGGCCGAACAGCAACGGTGGGAGGACAGCGAATAGGAAGGCCACGGCCATCGCCGCCGGGGTGTACCAGCGGGAGAAGCGGTCGATGAAGCGCGCGGTCGGCGCCTTGGACGACTCCGCCTCCTCGACCAGGTGGATGATCCGGGCGATGGTGTTGTCCGAGGCCCCCCGGTCCACCCGGACGGTCAGCACCCCGTCGGTGTTGATGCTGCCCGCATAGACCGGATCACCGGGGCGCTTGTGCACCGGGACGCTCTCGCCCGTCACCGGGGAGTCGTCGAGGTTGGAGTCGCCCTCGGTGATGGTGCCATCTGCCGGGACACGTCCGCCCGGTTGAACCCGCACAAACTGGCCGACCTGAAGCCCCTCGACGGGCACCTCACGGGTCTGACCGCCTTCCAGCAGCAGCGCGGTCTTGGGGGCCAGGGCGGCGAGCGCCTGAATCCCTGCCCTAGCCCGCCCGGCCGCGACGTTCTCCAGCAGCTCGCCGATGGCGAAGAGGAAGACGACGAGTGCCCCTTCCGCCGCCTCCCCGATGGCGATGGCGCCGATGGCGGCCACGCTGATCAGGGTGTTGATGGTGAAGGGTTCCCCGAGGCGGGCACTGGCGACGGCCTTGCGGAGAAGCGGCCAGGTGCCGATGGCGGTCGCGGCCGCATACGCCCAGAAGGCGAACCCCGGCGCGATCAGGCTGAACAGCAGGGCGAGGACGAGCAGCCCACCCGTGAGCAAGACGTTGCGGCCCTTGCCCGTCTGATACCAGGGCAGTTCCACCCGGGCTGGACGGGGAGCGACTGGGGTGGCTGTGCCGGGCGTGGTGCTAACTTCGCCCTGCAATTCCGGTGGGTAGCCGATGGAGCGCAGGGTTTGTTCGAGCTGTGTCCTC is part of the Deinococcus sp. YIM 134068 genome and harbors:
- a CDS encoding heavy metal translocating P-type ATPase, coding for MTGFPSTSGTPLRYFVERMDCADCARTVQSALTRLPGVEAPQVNFTTQTLSLTLDEARLPRERLEQTLRSLGYPPTLEAAPAATSSAPLRYFVNNMDCADCANKVQGVVTRLPGVGEPKVNFTTQTLSLTLDETRTPRTQLEQTLRSIGYPPELQGEVSTTPGTATPVAPRPARVELPWYQTGKGRNVLLTGGLLVLALLFSLIAPGFAFWAYAAATAIGTWPLLRKAVASARLGEPFTINTLISVAAIGAIAIGEAAEGALVVFLFAIGELLENVAAGRARAGIQALAALAPKTALLLEGGQTREVPVEGLQVGQFVRVQPGGRVPADGTITEGDSNLDDSPVTGESVPVHKRPGDPVYAGSINTDGVLTVRVDRGASDNTIARIIHLVEEAESSKAPTARFIDRFSRWYTPAAMAVAFLFAVLPPLLFGQPWNEWIYKGVALLLIACPCALVLSVPAAVTSGISAGARRGLLIKGGAALETIGSVQTVAFDKTGTLTENKPQVTDIVPLGASEQEVVILAAAVETGSAHPLAKAVLARAQGQAVPAAQDAKAISGKAVTATVQGRALAVGSPRYAQEVASLNPDEQAQIARLEEQGKTVVVLLDGRQVLGLIAIRDEPRQDAKEAVARLKGLGVRSLMLTGDNARTGNAIARDLGLDVEAELLPEDKLQRIAALKAFGKVAMVGDGINDAPALAQSDVGIAMGGGTDVALETADAALLRHSVTGVAELVELSRAVMTNIRQNVAFALGLKAIFLVTTLLGITGLWPAILSDTGATVLVTANALRLLRFKPGA